ATGGTCTCGTTGTGCACGCGGGCGGTGACGGTGACGGAGGCCTGGCCGTTGGAGTCGTCGAAGGCCCGCACGCCGTCGATGTGAACGACGAGACCGGCGAGGTCTTTGGGACCCATGCAGCCGGCCAAAAGGACGGTGCCGGCGAGGGCGAGGAAGGTGAGGCAGGAGCGCAACGTGGAGGTCATGGTTTGGTGTTAAGAGGGTCCACTATGAACACGAATTGCTCAGAGGTAAAGCGGCGCGCTGGGTCCGAGGGGGAGCCCCGTGAGCATCCAAATGATCAGCAAAATGGTCCATGCGACCATGAAGGCGACGGAGTAGGGCAACATGGTTGCGATGATCGTGCCCATGCCCATCTGCGAATCGTATTTGCGCGCAAAGGTGATGATGAGGGGGAAGTAGGCCATGAGCGGAGTGATCACGTTGGTCACGGAATCACCGACACGGTAGGCGGCCTGCACGAGCTCGGGGGAGAAACCGAGCAACATAAACATGGGCACGAAGATCGGCGCGATGAGAGCCCACTTGGCCGAGGCGCTGCCGACCAACATGTTGATGATGGCGGCGAGGATGACCAAACCGATCATCATCGGGATGGGCCACTGATCGAGGCCGAGCGCTTGGAGGGCGCCGGCGCCTTTGACGGCGAAGATGAGGCCGAGGTTGGTCCAGTTGAAGTAGGCGATGAACTGGGCGGCGAAGAAGGCCAACACGAGGTAGGCGCCGAGGGTGCCCATGGCGTCGTTCATGGCGCCGACTACGTCCTTGTCGGATTTGATGGTTTTGGCGCCGAAGCCATAGGCCAGACCGCTGCCGAACCCGATGGCGAAGAGGAAGGGCACGAGGTAGCTGAAGGGCAGCGAGCGCATCATCAGCTCGGGGTAGGCCGGGTTGCGTAGGAAACCCTCCGCCGGCAGGACGCCGAGGAGGAAGAAGGCAACCGTCAGCACGGCGAACACGGCGGTGAAGAGCAGGCCGCGTTTCTCGGCGGCGGAAAGCGGGATGAGTTCCTCCGGTTTGACGTTGCCGGTGTAGGGACCGAGGCGCGGCTCGACGACCTTGTGGGTGACCCAGGTGCCGGCGCCGACGACGATGAAGGTGGAGATGAAGAGGAAGTAGTAGTTGGCGAGGCCGGTGACGCTGTATTCGGGATTGAGCAGGCGGGCGGCTTCGGTGGACAGGCCGGCGAGGATAACGTCGATGGCGCTGATGAGCAGGTTGGCGGAGAAACCGCCCGACACGCCGGCGAACCCGGCGGCCAGGCCGGCGAGCGGATGGCGACCGACGGCGTGGAAGATGGTGGCGGCGAGTGGGATGAGCAGCACGTAACCGACGTCGGCGCCGAGGTTGGACATGACGCCGGCGAAAACGACGATGGGCGTCACCCAGGTGCGCGGCGTGGTGAGCACGAGGGCACGCACGGCGGCACCGATGAGCCCGGCTTTTTCGGCGACCGCGATGCCGAGCAGGCAGACGATGACGACGCCGAGCGGGTGGAAGTTGACGAAGACGTGGACCGTTTCCTTCACGATCTTCTGGAAGCCCGCGAGGTTGAGCAGGCTCACGGCGGAAATCGTTTCGCCGGTGGCCGGATGGGCGACCGAGAGGTCGACGGCTTGGGCAATCGCCGACGCGATCAACGTGAAGAGCGCGAGGAGGGCGAAGAGGGTGGCGGGTTCGGGGAGGGCGTTGCCCACGCGTTCGACGGTGCCGAGGACGCGGGAGAGCAAGCGGGGCGGCTTGGATTCAGGCATGGGCCGACGAAAAGCGACTTTCATGCCGGGGCGAGCCTAAGTGGGCGGGAACGAACGGATCGTTGCAGAGGCTTGGCGGTGGTGGAGCGGTGCGGCGGTGGCGCCGAGGCTGGAAGCCTCGGCCACGGGGAGCACGGCGGCGAGGTAGAGCGACTGTCACGTAATACGTGACAAGTGCTCAAGTGCGCGGGGAGTTGGTGGTTTGGCGCGAAGCGTGCGGTGCCGAGACTGGAAGCCTCGGCCACGGGGGCTGCCCGGGCTCAGGCGAGGAGGGTGCGCCAGTGGCGGCCGGCGGTTTTGCCTTCGTTGACCTTCACCTCGGCCTGACCTTCGCCACCGACCCATTCGCGGAGGTCCTCGTTGTAGGCGCTGGGCCAGACGGTGTTTTGCGGTTTGATGAAAGCAAAGCGCAGCGGGCCGGTGCTGAAACCGAGATCGAGAATGGCGCCGCCGCCGAAGTAATACCACGGCATGCGAAAGCCGCGCAGTTCGGTGCGGGCGAGGTCGAAGAGCGTGGCCGGTAGGGGGGGCGGGGAGCCGGGTTCCGGGGCGTGGCCACAGGCGGTGAAGAGCTCGGTCAGGCGGGCGTTGGAAAAGGTGCCGGACTCCAGGACGCGGAAGCACAGGCGGTCGGTGGTGGCGTCGTAGGACAGGAGGCCGGGCAGGCTGTGGATCGGGCCGTCAAGCAGCCACGCTTTGCTGTGGTAGGAATCGGACATGCAGGAAAGAGGCGGAGAGCTATTGGACGACGAGTTCGCGGCCGCCGTAGAGGTTGAAGGGGGCCCAGAACTGCGGGTGGCGGTAGCCTTGGAGTTTGCCGGCGATCATGTCGCGTTTGACCTGGGCGATGGCGAGGTCGGAGGGCACCCCCTCGTTGAGGTGCAGCTCGTAGTAGCTGCGCATGAAGTAGACGGTGCTGTAGTCCGAGACGGGCCAGAGCGAGGCGAGCACGTTGTCGGCGCCGGCCTGGAGCAGGGAGCCGGTGAGGCCGACGACGCCTTCGCCGGCGATGATCGCGCCGAGGCCGGTTTCGCAGGCGGAGAAGGTGACCAACTCGGCGCGCAGCGGGAGCTCCACAAACTCGGTGACCTGCAGGCGACCGTCGCGCTCGGCGGGCATGTCGGGGGTGATTTCACCTTCCCAGGATAGCAGGATGCAGGAGAGGTCGGGCATGGTGGGCACGGCCGAGCCATGCACGGCGAAGTGGAGGACGCGGGAGGACTGGAGCTCGCCGCGGGCAGCCATGCCGCGTATGTAAGCTTCGGATACGTTGCGGCCGGTAACGATGCGGGAGTTGGGCAGCAGTTCGCTGAGCAGCTCCACTTCGGCCTTGGTGCCGGCAAGGTTGGTGGCGGGGCCGCGGGCCCAACCGGCGTAGGGGCTGCGGGCGCCTTCGATCTGGGCGGCGCGCACGGCGGTGACGGCTTCGAGCTCGGCTTTGATCTGCGGGGCGGAAGCCATCACCTGATTGTAGGAGGCGGGGTTGTAGACAGCGCCGCCGAAGCCGAGGAAGCTGTGAGCGTAGTCGACGTCGGCGCGCTGGGCGAGTTCGAGGGTGGTGAGCAGCGAGGGGGTGAGAGAAACGGCGTAGTCCTCGACCAGCAGTTTTCCCTGAATGCTGGCCAGCGCATCGAAGGGCACGTAGGCGAGCAGACCGCTGGGCGACACGAGGAGGCGTTGGCGTCCACCGAGAGCGGAAGTCAGCGGTTCGATGAGAGTGAAGTGGAGAATCTTGGCAGTCGTCAGGTAGTGAGGGAAGAGCGACGGGATTTCGGCGGGCTCGCAGTAGATGGTCTCACGGAAATAGGCGACGAGGCCGGCGAGGGTGATCTCGTCGCTGAGGTCGTAGCGGGTGGCGTCGACGTCGCGCTGCTGCGCGGCGAGCACATTGGGTTTGGGGAGAAGGCTGAGCAGCTCAGGCAACTCGGCGAGAGGCAGGCGGATGACCGAGAGGTTTTCGTGGGTGAGGACGAAGGCGACGGGATCGGTGCGGGACCAATCGGCGTTGGCGTAGGAGACGACGGCGATGTCGGCGGGCAGGCGGGACTGGAGGTCTCGCAGGGCGGCGACGCGGTGTTCGGCGGTTTCGATGCCAACCTGCTGGCCGGAGATGGCGTCGCGCAGGTTGCGGGCTTTGAGCGCTTCGCTGGTGGCGAGGGCTTCCCAAGTTTGGTTGTTGCGCAGGTAGGTTTCGAGCAGCCAGCGGTAGTGGTCGGACTGGAGGGCGAGCAGGCGCTGGCGGTCCTCCGGGGTGGCGGTGAGGCGCATTGTCTCCACCAATTGGATACCCATCTCGAGGTGGGAGACGGCTTGGGTGAAGTCGTCCTCCTTCATCGAAATTTCGCCAGCGAGGGCGAGGGTTTCGATATAGAGATCGGGGATCTGTCCGTCCTGGGTGCGGAGCATGGCGCCCATGATGGCGATGCGGGCGCTGAAGAGGTCGTTGCGGGCGAGGGCGAGGCGGCAGAGTCCGAAGAAGGCGAGGACCTGCTCGCGGGGCGCCTCGATCTTGCGCGCGAGTTCGAGGGCGGCGTCGAACTTTTCCTTGGCGTCGGCGGTCTCGCCGAGGCGGCGTTCGGCCTCGGCGTAGAGCAGCATGCTTTGCGCGACGGGCACGTCTCCTTTGCTGACCCAGTCGGCGGCGTCGCGGCGGCGGCTGGAGCGGACGCGACGGAGGTCGGCGGAGAAGGCGTCGCGGGCGAGCTTGCGGGCGTCGTCGAGGTCGTTGAGGCCGAGGCGGCAGGCGGCGCGTTCGCGGTGGAAGGCGGCGATCTCGGCGTAGTCGGTGACGAGTTCCGCCAAAATGGGTTCGGCTTGGTCGTAGCGTTGCAGGGCTCCGGCGAGATCGCCCCAGGCGCGACGGAGGCGGGCGTCGCGCAGATACATCTGCAGGTCCCAAGCGCGCTGGTCGGAGTTGGGGCGGGGGCCGAGGGCGCGAAGGGCGCGCAGGGTCTCGGACGCTTTTACCAAATCGGCGGCGCGCAGGTAGGTCGCGTGAAACACCCCGAGTTCACCCTGGCGGTCGCGGTCCTCGGGGGTGTTGGCTTGGGCGCGGGAGACGGCCTCGAGCGCTTCGGTATGGCGCCCGAGTTGCGACAGCACGGTGGCCTGGCGCAGGCTGGTGGAGTAGCGATCGCGATCGGTCTCGGCCAACTCGAGGGCGCGGGCGTAGTGCTCGGCGGCGCGGGCGAACTGGTTCTGCGACTCGAAGCGATAGCCCTCGGAGAAGGCCTCGGAATGGGGGCGAATCTGGATCTGGGCGGCGGCCGGTGTAAGTAAGCCGGCCACCAAGCAGGCGCCAATGGTGAGGGTGCGGACCAGCGCGAAGCGGGGGCGGGAAAATCGCATGGGGCGGCCCGGCTTACTTCGGCATTTGCGAGTAGGCGTAGCGGGCCCACTCCATGAATTGGGAGTCGTTCTTTTTGGCCGGGTCGACCTGCATCCACATGTTGGCGATGCCCACGGTGAGCTTCCAGTCCTTCAGTTGGTATGCGAGGGAGAAGGCGTTGGGCAGGATCTCGAGTTGTTGATCCTTGGTGCGGCAAATATCGAGGGCCTTGAGGTTAAGATCGAGCGCGGCGCGCTGTTGGCCCGCCTTGGTTTTTTGGTAGGCAATGATGGTGTGGGCATCGATGCGCAGACCGGTGTGCGGGCGGTTCTTGGGACGGATGAGATCGATCTCATCGATGGCGGCGAGGGTCTCGGTGAGGTTGCCGGCTTTGCGGGCGCGTTGCATGCGTTGCCACTGGTAGAGGTAGCGCAAGTCGCTGGAGGAGGGGTATACCTGGATGCCTTCGTCGAGGAGACGGTTGGCGTCGTCGAGGCGGTCGAGATTCAGGAGGGCGGTGACGGTGCCGTAGTAAACCGACATCGTGGTGAAGCCGTCTTCGATGGCCTCAAGGCCCAGCTCCGCGGCGGTCGCTTCTTCGTCGGCCTTGTTGTGGTTGCGAATGCGTTCGGCGATATTGCTGGCAACGGAGTTGACCAAGGTGCTGCGGCGGCCGAGTTGGTCGATCAAGTCGCCTTGTTCGGCGAGAGCCTGGCGGGCGAAGGTCTCGCGCTCGTCATCCTCGAAGTCGTAGAGCTGGCGGAGTGTGTCGATGGCGGGGCGCAGCGTGCGCTCGGTTTCGATGGCGGCGGCGAGCGCCTCGGAGTCGATGACCGGGTCGCGGCCCATGATGGTGGCAAGGTGTTCGCCGGTGGCGACATTCCAGCGGTGGAGGTCCTCCGCGCCGAGGGCGGCGGTGACCAGAACGTCGCCGGCGAGGCCGACGGCGACTCCGGCGGGGCCGGTGGGCACGACGAAGCGTTGTTGTAGTTCGAGCGTATCGTAATTCCAGATACGAATCACACCGTTGCGGGCGGCGGCGAGGACGCGCGGCTCGTCACCGGGCAGGAAGGTAACGAAGGTGTAGGGCTGGTTATCGATGGTGAGCTGACGGCGGTTTTCCTCGTCGCTGCCGCGCTCGTAGACGACCACCTCGCCGGTATCGAGGCAGAAGGCGAAGTGGCTGGCGTCGTCGTCGAAGGCGATGTCGGTGACGGGGCCGCGGAAGGCTTGGAAGTAGAACTTGGAAGTGAGTTTGGTGTCATCGCTCATGTCGGGCGGAAGGCCGATCATGACGACGCCATGGTAGGGCTTTTCGCCGTTGCCGAGGTTGTCGGTGCCGGAGAAGCCGTAAGCGGCGTGGAGGCCGTCGCGGGACATGGCGGCCGACGTGATGTTACTGGCGCCGCGCCCGGTGATCTTGGTGTCGAGGTTACCGCGGGTGAAGCCCGGGATGTGGGCCCAGCCCTGGACAAAGCGGTCGACGGTGGCGGCGGTATCGATGGCGCCGGTCAGGTTGGCGCTGGCGGTGTTGTCGCGCAGGTAGGGCTCACCTTCGTCGGCCACGTCCCAACGGAAGAGGCCCTTGGTGGTGAAGGCCATCAGCCGGCCTTCGAAGTCGAAGGCCATGCCGCGCACTTCACCCTCGAGGGTCTGTGTGCCGATGATCGCGTCGTCGGCAGCGGAGCGTATGACGACGGTTTGCAGGTCACTGCAATAGGCATAACGTTCGCCATCGTAACTCACGGCGAGATCGTTGCTGGCAAGGTCGAGTGAGTTGGCCGTGGCGTCGCCGAACCAGCGGGCGAAGCATGCCTGCCAGTCGATCAGGCGGAAGGCGGCGTCGGAGTCACGTTCGCGGCGGACGAGTTCCTGGTGGAGCACGAAGAGTAGACGCCCGCGGTTGTTTGGATCCAAGTCAGGCGAGAGCCCACTGAGTTCACCCTCGATTTGGACGTTGGACATGTTCGCGAGCGAATCACCGAACTCCTGCAGCAGTTCCAGGAGCTTGTCGCGCAGGGCGGCGATTTCGGAGGGGGAGCGACCGTCTTTGCGCAACGGAATGAAGTAGTGCTCGGCGATCAGGCCAAGGCCCTCGTCGATGCTGGCGGATTCGGCGATGAACCGCTCGTCGCGTTCGAGCGGAGTGAGGCCGCGACCGCTGACCCAGTTTTTATCGGTTAGATTGAGGCCTTGGAAAAAGAAGATGTTGGGGCCGCCGGCGGCGACGATGCGGGCGGTGATCGCTTCATGGAGATCGCGGAGGGTGGGTTTAAAGTCCTCTGCCTGCTCCATGAGGGTGACCGTCTTAGCCCCGGCCATCATGCGTGCCATGGGGTTGGCGCGGTTGGCTTGCTCCTGGTATTTGGCGCCTTCGGTGAGAGGAGCGATGGCGGCTTCGAAGAGGGCGATGAGGTTCTTATGATACTCTTGGATATCCGCGCCGAACTCCTCGACCTGATCGGCTTCGTCGTCGCGGTCATCGAGGAAGGCCTCGATGCGGTCCATCGCGTCGTTGAGCTGCGGGATGGACATCTCAATGATCATCGTCGGCAGGTCGGAGTTGGCCGCGCGGAAGGCGGCGATGTCGGCCTGCAGGTCGCGCCAATAGACGACTTCGGTGGCGGTGGCGGGTTCAACGTCCGCAGCGGCGAGGCGGGGGAGGGAGAGGGGCAACAGGAACAGCGCGGCGAGCGCGAGCAGGGGTAGGCGCAGGGGCAAGGGTAGGCGTGGGCGCGAGAAAGCGGTCGAGCGGATCATGCCGCCGAGAATAGCGGCGGGCGGGTTTTATGAGGATACGCCAACTTGCGTAGATGGCGGAGCGTGGCAGGGCGGGTGCGCGGTGGGGCGGGGCGCGGTTAGGTGCGTCGGTGGGGTGCCGAGGCTGGTAGCCTCGGCCACGGGGGCGGCGGCGGGGAAGGCGGACGAACAACTGTCACGTATTACGTGACAGTTGTGACGAGGAGGCGTCTGCGGAAGTGTCACGTATTACGTGACAGGTGTTCGGGGGCGGCGGGGTGTTGGGCGGAGGGGCAGGCGAGGCCACGTTGTCACTGCGCTCCAACGCAGCTACGAGGGGGCGGTGGAGTGGGTAGCTGCGCTTGAGCTGTAGGCGAAAGCGTGGCCGCAGGCGGAGGGGCAGGGGCGGCTCGACACGAGGTCGAGCCCTACAGGATCAGATCCTCAGTGGTGGGGGATTTCGATCATGAGGGGGATGACGGTGCCGGCGGTCTTATCCGTTAGACTAAAGGCGATGCGGTCGGGGGCCTTTTCGATGAACTCGTCGGCGACGATGCGGCGGCCGAGGGCTTGGTGAATTTTGAGCGAGAGCGTGCCGTTGTTGGCATTCATCGCGGTGACCAGCGCGTCGAGATCGAGTCGTTCCTCGGAGTAGAGCAGCAGCAGGTAGTCGGTGCCGGGTGTCGTGTCCATGCGCACGACTTTGCGCTCGGAGGGGAAGGCGATGGTGGAGTCGGGGCCGATGAGCGGCGACATGTTGTCGGCGAAGGGCAGGATCTGGGTGATCTCGCCGGTGAGGTCGGTGGCGAAGGCGTAGAGGTAGGCCTGGGTGGAGGTCTTGACGTAAAACCGGAAGCGCGTGCCGGAGGCGTAGGAGCGTTCGAGGCGGTAGCCGAGGTAGCGGGTCTGCGTTTCGCCTTCGGCCAGCGGCGGGGCGAGGCGGGCGCGCATGGGCGTGCCGTCGCGTTCCTCAAAACGCATTTCGCCGGCGAGCAGCGGCGGCAGGGTGCCGACGGGGTTGTCGGGCGTGACGTTGTAGGGCTGACGCTCGGGGCGTTTGCCGTAGGCCTGCATGGCCATGAAGACGTTGCGGTTGAAGTCGGCGTAGGGGATCCAAACAAAACCTTGGTCGCCCCACTTGGTGCCCCAACTGTTCATGACGCGCATGGCGCCGCCAAATTTGGTGTCGTCGTAACCCACCACGACCATGGCGTGGCGGCCGTGTTGGCCGGTGGCGCCGGCATCGGTGTCGAGTTCGTTCCAGGTGACCCCGGCGCGATAGAAACTCTGCTGCACGATGAAGCCGATGAGCACGGGGCTGCCTTCGGAGAGCGACTTCTTGATGGCGAGGAGTTTGAAGGGATCGTCCTGCGGCAGATCGGAGGCGAAGAGGATCTGGTAGTCGACGATGGGAAACTCGGTCGCCTTGCGCACGGCGTCGGTGTTGATGGTGGCGCCGCAGCTGTAGGGAACATATGAATACGGCGGCACGCCGCTGGTGCGCAGCAGCTCCAGCGCGTTGACGATGCTGGTGCCGGACTTGCAGTCGGGCGCGGCGTCGGGCGACTTGATTTTCTCGTAAACAAAACTGGGGGAGAAGACGAGGCGGTCGAGCTGGGGGCGGTTGGTGATGCCGCGCTCGATGCCGTGCAACATGGTGCGGGCGTGGTAGGCGACGGCCCAGGCGGTGCAGGTGGAGTAGGGGCCCTGGTTGCCGGGCGTGGGCGTGAACTGTTCGAGGGACGCGGCGCGCGGCAGGTTGGCGTAGGTGTCGGCGGTGACCGGGGCCTTGTAGGGCACGGCGCGGTAGGCGGCCTCGTCGAATTCCAGGCCGGTGCCGGGCAGCGTGTCGAGGGGCGGACCGTAGGCGTCGTCGTCGATGGGCGCGGGCTGCGCGAAGAGGCGCAGCGTGACGCTGATGGCGAGGAGCGAGAGCAGAAAGGAGCGACGGAACAACATAGGTAAATCAGTTGGTGGCGGCAGGCACGATGGTGAGCGGGAAGTCCTGGCCGTAGCCGTAGGTGACCGGGTATTGGGCCTCGCCCTTGGTGGCGGCGGTGACTTCGGGCACAGTGGCTTCGAGGTAGGCTTTGAGTTCGTTGACGGTGACGATGCCGTCGCCGGCGTCGGCGGCGCCGTTGAGCGCGTCGAGGAGGACCTTGGTGAAGGCGCCGTGGCCGAGCTCGGCAAACTCGGTGGCGAACTGTTCGCTGGCGGTGGCGGTGAGCCAGTGCGTGCCGGTGGAGCGGGCGAGTTGGGCGATGGCGCGCTCCTCCACAGCGCCGCGGGTGGCGAGGGCTTTGAGCGCGCCGGCGGACTGGCAGGCGTCGAGAATGAAGAGCTGTTTCTGGGCAGCGATGTCGCGGGAGTAGGCGAGGAGTTGGCTGCCGGGGATGCCGAGTTGGCGGAGCAGACGGCGTTCGCCGTAGAGCTGGGTGATCTCGTGGGGCGCGAGGTAAAACTCCGGATCGTCGTCCTGCGACATCACGCCGTGGCCGGCGTAGTAGAACACAAACACATCGCGCGGGCCGGCCTCGCGGCGGACGGTCTCGAGGGTGGCGAGGATGTTCTCGCGGGTGGCCTCGGCGTCGTAGAGCGCGTAGTGGTGGGCGCGGGTGAAGAGTTGGCCGAGGCGTTCCTCCAACACGGTGGCGACGGCGGTGGCGTCGGCGCGGGCGTAGTTCAGGTTGTAGGCAGGATTCTGATACGTGTTGATGCCGACGGTGACGACGTGCAGGGCGATGCCGGCGGTGTCGTCGACGGGCGCGGTGGCGCCGGAATACACGATCACCTCATCGGGCACGGACTCGGTGCCCTGCGCATTGATGGCGACGGCGCGGAAACGGTTTTTGCCCGGCGTGAGGGTGAAGGTGTGGGTGGCGGATTTGGTGAAGGTTTGAGCGTCCGCGGGCGGGGCGTCCTCGTCGTCCTCGACGAAGAGACCGCGGGTGGCGCCGGCACCGGCGACGAGTTTGCCGTTGTGGTAAACACGCAGGTCGGTGACGGCGGCGCCCTCACAGGAGGCGTCGAGCTGGAGCGTGACCTCGGGCGTGGGGATTTCGAAGGACTCAAATTCGTCCTCGACCGTGAGGCCGCGGGTGGAGGGGCCGGCGACGCGGAGAGTGAGTTTGGGCGCGTGGCGCAGGGCGTTGAGGGGGATGGCGGGGCGAGGGGCGAGGCCTTTGACGAGGGAGCCGAGGAGGCGGGGTCGGTAGAACTCGTCGAAGTAGGATTCGAGCGGCGTGATCTGGTTGCCGACGGCGAACTTGAGGTCGCGTTGCAGGGAGGTCTCGGAAGCGAAGAGCCCGGTGGCGGGATGGCGCACGAGCCATTTTTGCGGCGACTCGAAGAGGTGGATCTCGGCGATGTTTTCCGCCTGTGACAGGTCGTAGAGGCGCAGGGCTTCGTCGCGGGTGGAGGTGGTGAGCAGGAAGCGGTCGGAGCCGATGAAGGTGAGGTCGTCTACGGGGTGTTCGACCTGAATCGATTGCACGGTCTCGCCGGAGGGCAGGGCGACGGTGGTGAGGCGGCCGCGGGCGTAGGTGGCGAGGAGGGATCCGGCGGCGTTGTAGGTGAGGCGTGTATCGGGATCGTAACTACCGCGGTGGGGGTTGATGCCGGCGGAGTTCTCGCCGGTCTCCGCGTAGACCAACTGGAAACCGGCCGCGAGCAGGCTGTCGTCGGGCGGGAAGGCGTAAGGGCCGGAGAGCCCGCGACGGGTCCAACGGAGATCGCCGGTGGGGAGGTTGTAGAAGTGGGTGGTCGTCTCGACGATGCCGCTGGTGGTTTTGGTGGCGAAGCTGAACACGAGGCCAGTGCCGTCGGGCGCGAAGGTCAGGTGGGGCGTGGTGAACTGGTGCTGGGTGTGGGCGTGGCCGTCGTAGAAGGTGTGGCGTTGCTCGCCGCTGGTCAGGTCGACGACCTGCACGGCGTTGCCATGGTGCAGGGCGATCAAGGTGCCGCTGCGATCGATGGTGCTGGCGAGGACGGGGTTGAAGCGCCCGTAGTTGCCATCGTCGCGCCGGTAGTTGGCGTGACCGAGTCCGCGCGCGGCGTAGGGCGCGGTGGTGTCGGTGGGGTTGGCCGGCGCGGCGACGGCGGCAGGGCCGGTGAGCACGACGTTCCACGCGTCGGTGTTGCGGTGGTAGAACGGCACGAGACCGCCGACGTCGGCGCGGTCGTAGCGGATGGGGGTGGAGTGCACGCCGGCCTCGTTGAAGGTGACGCGACGCAGTTCGGAGCCGCGTTGCACGATGAAATCAAAGTCGTCGGGGCGGGCGGTGAGTTGGGTGGGTTTAAACACCTCGGGATTCCACGGACCGAAGGAAACGCCGCTGGTGAGGTTGAAGCGTTCGAGGTGGGTGGAGAGCACCTCGCGGTTGACGCCGACGGTGCGCGACAAGGTGGCAAAGGCGGAGTCGGGGCTGGCGGGGCGATCGAAAACAAAGGCATCGAAGCGGCGGCCGGGAGCGGTGAGCAGCGCGGAGGAACGGCCGGTGGCGAAATCGAAAAGGGTGGTGCCGTTGCTCTGGTGGATGCGCAGCGGGTCGCCGAGCTGGGCGGGGAAGCGGAGGTAGGGCTCGTGCGGGGTGGAGAGACGGAGGAGCTCGATGGAGACGTTGATCGACGTGGCGAGGGCGGCGAAGCGCGCGATGCCATTGGTGTAGTTGGCGGTGAGCACCTGGCCGGAAGGCATCAGGCCCTGCGGGTGTTTGTCGCTCGGCACGGTGGCGACGACCTTGGCGGAGGACGGGGCGACGATCGCGAACGGCACCTCGCCGAGGAAGTGGAAGCCGACGAGGGTGCCCTCGGCGTTGACGGTGAGGCCATTGGCGGGATGAAAACGCAGTGCGGTGTCGGCCGGGTGGGTGTTGTAGAGATTGATGGTCTCGCTGGTGAAACGCAGCGGATCGCCGACCTGCAGTCGGGCGAGATGGACCAGACGCGGATTGGCGGATTTGATCTCGGCGGCGAACAGCGTGTTGGTCGGGCGGTGGAAGCGTTTGGTGGAGCTGGTGCTGGCGTAGGTTGAGGTGAAGGACTCGTCGTCCGGCAGGTTGGGGTAGTGCCGGAGCTCGGAGCCCACCTGCACCAGCAGGCCGTGACCATCGGCGGTGAAGGCGGCGAAATGGATCTCCTTGTTACGGTCGGCTTCGAGGGTGAAGACGGTGACGCGCTCGGCACGGTTCCACAGGCGCAGGAACTGGCGGTCGGCGGTCAGCAGATAGTCTCCGTCGACCGAGCGGTCGAGGTGCTCGATCGGCAGGGCATGTAGCTCCGGGGAGATCAGGCGCGGCGGCGGAGGCGGCGGGGTTTCCGCGACGGCGGGAACGGTGGCCGGGTCCGGCTCCTGGAGGAGCTGCTCGTATTGGGCAAAGCATGACAGGCTCGTCGCGAGGCACAGGGCGGCGAGCGTGGATGGGAAAAACGGGCGGCGGCTCATGGGAGGAGGGCGATGGGGAAGTCTTGCCCGTAGCCGTAGCTGGACGGGTATTGCGGGGCGCCCTTGTGGCGCTGGCTGACGGCGGGGAGCTCTGATTCGAGGAAGGCCTTGAGCTCGTTGACGGTGACGCGTTTGTCGCCGGTATCGGCGCGGCCGTTGAGGGCTTCGAGCAAGGTGTGGGTGAAGGCGCCGTGACCGAGGTCGGCAAACTCGGTGGCGAACTGGTCGGCGGAGGCGGCGGTGATCCAGTGGGTGCCGGTGGCGCGGGCGAGTTGGGCGAGGGCCTTTTCCTGCGAAGCGCCGCGTTGGGCGAAGGTTTCGAGGGCGCCGCCGGAGTTGCAGGCGTCGAGGATGAAGAGCTGCTTGCGCGCGGCGATGGAGGCGGAGAGCTGGCGCAGGGTGTCGGCCGAGATGCCGTTGGCGGAAAGGCTTTGGCTGGCTCCGTAGATGCGGGTCACGTCGTGGGGCACGAGGTAGAACTGGCGGTCCTCCTTGGCCATCACGCCGTGGCCGGCGAAGTAGAAGATGAAGGCGTCCTGCGGGCGGGCGTCGGCTTGGATGCGGGAAAAGGCGGCGAGGA
This portion of the Actomonas aquatica genome encodes:
- a CDS encoding WD40 repeat domain-containing protein, translating into MPLRLPLLALAALFLLPLSLPRLAAADVEPATATEVVYWRDLQADIAAFRAANSDLPTMIIEMSIPQLNDAMDRIEAFLDDRDDEADQVEEFGADIQEYHKNLIALFEAAIAPLTEGAKYQEQANRANPMARMMAGAKTVTLMEQAEDFKPTLRDLHEAITARIVAAGGPNIFFFQGLNLTDKNWVSGRGLTPLERDERFIAESASIDEGLGLIAEHYFIPLRKDGRSPSEIAALRDKLLELLQEFGDSLANMSNVQIEGELSGLSPDLDPNNRGRLLFVLHQELVRRERDSDAAFRLIDWQACFARWFGDATANSLDLASNDLAVSYDGERYAYCSDLQTVVIRSAADDAIIGTQTLEGEVRGMAFDFEGRLMAFTTKGLFRWDVADEGEPYLRDNTASANLTGAIDTAATVDRFVQGWAHIPGFTRGNLDTKITGRGASNITSAAMSRDGLHAAYGFSGTDNLGNGEKPYHGVVMIGLPPDMSDDTKLTSKFYFQAFRGPVTDIAFDDDASHFAFCLDTGEVVVYERGSDEENRRQLTIDNQPYTFVTFLPGDEPRVLAAARNGVIRIWNYDTLELQQRFVVPTGPAGVAVGLAGDVLVTAALGAEDLHRWNVATGEHLATIMGRDPVIDSEALAAAIETERTLRPAIDTLRQLYDFEDDERETFARQALAEQGDLIDQLGRRSTLVNSVASNIAERIRNHNKADEEATAAELGLEAIEDGFTTMSVYYGTVTALLNLDRLDDANRLLDEGIQVYPSSSDLRYLYQWQRMQRARKAGNLTETLAAIDEIDLIRPKNRPHTGLRIDAHTIIAYQKTKAGQQRAALDLNLKALDICRTKDQQLEILPNAFSLAYQLKDWKLTVGIANMWMQVDPAKKNDSQFMEWARYAYSQMPK
- a CDS encoding C1 family peptidase; the protein is MLFRRSFLLSLLAISVTLRLFAQPAPIDDDAYGPPLDTLPGTGLEFDEAAYRAVPYKAPVTADTYANLPRAASLEQFTPTPGNQGPYSTCTAWAVAYHARTMLHGIERGITNRPQLDRLVFSPSFVYEKIKSPDAAPDCKSGTSIVNALELLRTSGVPPYSYVPYSCGATINTDAVRKATEFPIVDYQILFASDLPQDDPFKLLAIKKSLSEGSPVLIGFIVQQSFYRAGVTWNELDTDAGATGQHGRHAMVVVGYDDTKFGGAMRVMNSWGTKWGDQGFVWIPYADFNRNVFMAMQAYGKRPERQPYNVTPDNPVGTLPPLLAGEMRFEERDGTPMRARLAPPLAEGETQTRYLGYRLERSYASGTRFRFYVKTSTQAYLYAFATDLTGEITQILPFADNMSPLIGPDSTIAFPSERKVVRMDTTPGTDYLLLLYSEERLDLDALVTAMNANNGTLSLKIHQALGRRIVADEFIEKAPDRIAFSLTDKTAGTVIPLMIEIPHH